CCTTAACCGTTGTTTCCCTGTCCTTCCAGCATTCCCTTTCCATACCTCCTTTCTGACAGAGGTGCCCCAGGAAATCTTCTCTGTCAGGAAGTTGATCCCAGACCTGCGGAAGAAATGTGGCACTTTGCCAACCTCGGGAAAGTATGACTCCGTGGATTTTTGGTTTAAGCTTGTTTTTTAAATCGTCACCATCTTTAAAATCAACTTGTCGAGGAGCAGTCAGCACGCTGATTTCGATATCTATATCCGGCAGTTCATTCATTTCCACCTCCGGAAACCGTGGATCGTGAAATGCTGCATTCAATGCGTTTTCCTCAACATTGAACACCAGGGATCGAACAGGCTCTATGGTGCCGATACACCCCCTGAGAATTCCGTCTTTATGGAGGGTGACAAAACATCCCCTCTTTTCCTTTAAACCGGAAGAGGTCTTCTCCGGCCGCACTATCTTTGAACCGGCATCAATCTCCGCCTCTATGGTGGTTCGAGCCAGTTTAAGCAGGCTTCTTCTATCTTCATCCGTCAGCTTAGACATGCTTTTTCCAGTTCATATCGGATTAACTTAAAAATTCCCACCAGATATAAAAAGCAAAGGCCAGAAAAGCAATAAAAAATGAAAGGTAAGACATCCAGTTTACCTGCCTTTTAGCCATGCCGTGCTTTTCAACAGCTCCAAGCCTGGTTTTACATTCAGGACATCTTTTCACATCAAGCTTCACGTAAGTGAAACATTCCGGACACCTCTTTGTCGCGTGAACCACTTCTTTTTTTTCTGCATCATCCGGCATCTTTCCTTATCTCCTTTAATCTAAAAAGCCGTCCTCAATTGAAATTTCACTTTGGCCTTCCAACTGTGTCACCCATGCATTAAATGTTTGATATTTTTTCTGTTGCAGCAGTCTTTCCACAACACTCTTCTTTTTCTCTGCGAATTCTTTCACAGGCGGCTTTTTCCTATTTTTAAATCTGATCACATAATATCCTTTTTTCCCTTTTATCACGTCATCGGGAAATTTCTTTTTATTTGAAAGCAAAAAGGCTGATTTTGCAATTTCGTTTTCAAATCCGATATTTTTAATTGAACCATTTCTTTTAAAAAAACCGGTGGTCTCCATTTTTAAACCGGATTTGACACTTTCTCCTTCCAGAGATTCTATTCCCCCACCGGCCTTGAGTGCAGCCAGTAATTGTTTTGCGTCTGCCCTGGCCTTTTCTTCCCGTTTTTTATCTGTCAGGACCACCTTTACTTCTTGTTTTACATCTTCTAAAGGAGGAATCTTTTCATCAATTTTTTCAATCACCTGGATGATATAAAACCCGTCTGTTAAATCCTGAATATCGCTGATTTCCCTAAGCTCCATATTAAACGCTGCTTCGGTAAATTTAGCGCTGTCTGCAACACCTTTCACCGGATTCTTTTTAGTAAAAAAATCCGTTGTATGTAAGGTGAAATTTTGCAAATCAGCAAGTTTTTTCAAATCGTCTCCCTCATCGGATGCCTCATAAACTTCATCTGCCTTATCATATGCCAGGTTACCGGCTTTCTGAGTCAGCAGTTTTTCCTTAATTTTAAGCCTGGCTTTGTCAAAAGATACGGTAAATTCTTGGTTTATTTTATCCACCTTGATAATATGCCAGCCGAACCGGGTACGTACCGGCTCGCTGATCTCTCCGGATTTCATGGAAAACGCCTTGTCCGAAAATGGTTTTACCATGGCTTCCTTTTTGAATGCACCCAGGGATCCCCCTTTAAACCTTGTCGGGCCTTCGGAATATTTTTTTGCCAGGTCTGAAAAATTTTTTCCTTCCCTGGCCATCTTCATGATTTCAAGTGCTCTCTTTTTTGCCTTTTCTACCGTCTGGGCATCGGCATCTTTGGCGACCTTTATCAAAATGTGACTGGCCTCAACCGTTTTCGGAGTGTAAAATTCACTCTGATTTGTTTCGTAATAGTCCAGCAACTCGTCGTTATCAATTTTTACCTCCGGCTTGAACGAATCCGGATTAAAGTGCAAATACTTCGCTTTCAACCTGACTTCCGTTTTATAAGTCTCTTTGTGTTTTTCAAAATATGCCTTTATTTCATCATCGGTCGGTCTGACATTTTTATACCTTTCAGTTGCAAAAAGAACGAAATCAATATCAACAGAGGCGTCCTGGTATTCAAAATATTCCCTAGCTTCCTGTTCGGACACCTTCACATTTCCCGTGATAAATGCCCTGAGTTTTTCGGTTAACATGGCCTCTTTCTGTTCAACTTCAAATGTTTCAGGAGTGAGCCGGACGCTGCTTAAAATTCTATTATACCTGCGACTATCAAACACCCCGTCTGTCTGAAACGCGTCAATGTTTCTGATGGCTGCTTTGAGTTCCTCATCAGTCACCCTGAAATTCAGCCTTTTGGCTTCCATCAGCATTAACTTTTTTTCTACCAGTTGGTTTAGGGCCTGTTTTCTTAATCCCAGGCTTGCGATCATCTCGTCGTTCAACCTGTCCCCAAATCTTCTCCTGACCTGTTCCTTAAGATTGTCGTAGGTTCGGTTGTATTCATCCAGTGTAATCGGCTCATCATTGACACTGGCAATGGTGCCTTTGGCTTTGTCACGAATATTAACTCCCCAGAATACAAACACAACGGCAATTAGAAATATAATCGCTTTTACCATCCAGCTACCGGCTTTTTTCCTAATTAAATCGAGCATGTGATTCCTTTCCTTTTAAACAACAGCTTAATTCTATTATACCAATGAGACCTATTAAATAATTAACCGGATCTCCTGTTTTTTCTTGTCAATCTTTGACCCGATAGGTTCCAGGCAAATGGCACACAGGTATTCGTACTTGTCACCCTCAGGCAAGACCAAAAGAAGGCGCTTTCTCACCGGAACCGCCCGTTTACATTTAGGACAATACAGCTCGGTGGCATCGAACTCTTTAAACATGCCCTGCTTATTCTCTTGGCTAGCGAACCCCTTGTTCTGTTTTAAAAAATTTTCCGGATTCAATGTGAAACCTGTCTCGGTAATCAATTTTTAAAATTTATAAACTAGAAATTTTAATTTCTTACCCGACTTTTGTCAAGAATTACCTATCTGCCAAAAGCTTTTTTCAGCAAAACATGGATTTAAACCTTAAAGTGACTGGAGACAATGGTGGTTGAAATAGATTGACGTTTTTAAATCCAAAATAAATATTGACACCCCTAGCGGTTTTTGTTAGTTCCTCCTTTATTATTCGGGGCTGTAGCTCAGCTGGGAGAGCGCATGACTGGCAGTCATGAGGTCAGGGGTTCGAGCCCCCTCAGCTCCACCACCATATAATTCAGTTCCCAGTTCGTAGTAACTTGCTGATCACACACAGATTACTGCTGACAAGTCGATTTCAGTATTTTGCCCGATTGCAACGGAATTCATGACCAAACCTGCTAGGCGTAGCCGTAACAAACAGTAAAGGCGATCCCGCTGCCTAATCCCCATCTCCCCCTTGACATCATTCACGCATTGTCCTAAAAACGTGTCTGTTTTTGAAACAGGAGATCACGCGTAACCATGAAAAAGAAACGCCTTATTTATATTTTAGTACTTTCCATACTGGTGGGCAGCTTTGGATCCGCGTTTTTTTTTGTTATATCGGTGATAGCATCCGGACCTGATACAGTGACCACCCCGGAAAAGGAAAAATATACTCAAGGGACGATTGTTCACTTGTATTTTGCCAATAAGGAAAACTCCTTTCTGATGGCAGAAAAAAGAGTGCTGGTACAATCTGATAATCCGGCACAAAGGGGAAAACTGATCATTGAGTCCCTTATCAAAGGGCCGAAGGAAGGACTCATGCGAACCATCCCTTTGGGTAGCACCTTACGGACGTTTTTTGTCACCAAAGATAAAACAGCCTATGCCGATTTTTCACCGATCATCAGTGAGAAACATCCGGGTGGATGCAAAGCGGAAATCATCACCATATATTCAATTGTGAATTCATTAATATTAAATGTCCCCGAAATAGATACCGTAAAAATACTCATTGGCGGACGTGAAGCTTTGACCCTTGCAGGTCATATTGATTTGCGTTTTCCATTAAAAGCTGACATGCTTCTGGTGAGATGAAAAAAGCACACAAAATAAAAGATATCCGCAATATCGGTATCATCGCCCATATTGATGCCGGGAAAACCACCGTAACCGAGCGGATCCTATACTATACCGGTCGCTCCCATAAGATAGGCGAGGTTCATGACGGTGAAGCCGTAATGGACTGGATGCCTGACGAGCAGGAACGCGGCATTACCATCACGTCTGCGGTAACCACCTGCCAGTGGAAGGGAAATGAAATCCATATTATCGATACCCCGGGGCATGTCGATTTTACCATAGAGGTGGAGCGCTCATTGAGAGTCCTCGATGGAGCCATCGGTGTCTTTTGTGCGGTGGGAGGCGTTGAACCCCAGTCGGAAACGGTCTGGCACCAGGCTGATAAATATCTTGTCCCTAAAATCGCCTTTATCAACAAGCTTGACAGGGTGGGTGCAGATTTTTTCGGCACTGTTGAAATGATGGTAGACAGACTCAATGCAAACCCTTTAATTTTACAACTTCCGGTTGGTTCTGAAGATCATTTTTCCGGTATCATCGATCTGGTGGAAATGAAACAAATCATATGGGATGAAGAAACCCTTGGTGCCACCTATAGAACCGAAAGTATACAACCGGATCTTCTCGATCGTGCAAACCAATATCGCGAAAAGCTGATCGAAACAATCGCAGAACATAATGATGATATTATGGAGGACTACCTGGCGGAAAAACCGGTGGACGCACAAAGCCTTTATGATGCAATCCGAAAGGCAACCATCGATTTAAAACTGGTTCCCATATTATGCGGATCCGCTCTAAAAAACAAAGGAATCCAACCGCTCATCGACTCGATCGTCCGCTTTCTCCCGAGTCCTATCGACATTCCACCGGTAAAAGGAACGGACCCTGAAACAGGAAAAGTCCGTGAATGTGAAGCAAAAGATACCAAGCCCCTGTCAGCACTTATCTTCAAAGTCTCTATGATAGAAGGAAGAAAGCTTTCTTACGTGAGGGTCTATAGCGGAAAAATGAAGGCCGGTGGAGAGGTTTACAACCCCACCCTTAAGAAAAAGGAAAAGCTTTCCCGCATACTGGAGATGCATGCCAATAAAAGGGAAAGAGTCGATAGTACAGCAGCGGGAAATATTGTCGGGGTGGTCGGGTTAAAGAATTCTTCAACCGGTGATACGCTTTGCTCAATTGACCATCCGGTTTTGCTGGAAAAGATAGAGTTTTATGAGCCGGTCATTTCGGTTGCGGTTGAACCTAAAACCCACAGTGATCAGGAAAAGCTGGATCAGGTTCTGGAAAAATATATGGTGGAAGACCCCACCCTGAGGGTTCGGGAAGATAAAGATACCGGGCAGACGATTTTGTCGGGCATGGGAGAGCTTCATCTTGAAATTATAATCAGCCGTATGTTGCGCGAGTTTAACACCAGCGTGAATGTGGGGAAACCACAGGTTGTTTACCGGGAAAGCATTGAGAAAGAAATCAAAGCCTGTTCAACATTCGACAAAGAAGTTGCCGGACATCATCATTTTGGAGAAGTTGAATTAAAACTCAAACCTCTGGCCCGGGGTACCGGCAACAGGTTTTTATCGAATATTACACCGGAAACCATACCTGACGCGTTTGTGCCTGCAATTGAAAAGGGCGTCATGGAGTCTTTCGAAAGCGGTGCATTGATGGGATATCCTGTGGTTGATGTGGAGGCTGTTCTTACAGGAGGATCGTACCGAGAATCTGTTGGCACTGAGCTGGCTTTTACCGTAAGTGCATCCATGGCATGTAAGGAGGCTCTGGCAAACGGCAACCCCTATCTTCTTGATCCCATTATGAATGTTGAAGTGCTTGTTCCCGAATCTTATATGGGGGATGTGATCGGTGATTTAAATTCCAGAAACGGAAAAATTGAAGCCATCACAGCCAAAATGAACACCCAGGAGATAAAGGCCACCGTACCACTTGCTCGCATGTTTGGCTATTCAACCGCCTTAAGGTCGGCCACCCAGGGCCGAGGCACATTTACCATGATGTTTTCTCACTTTGATCGCAGTTGAAAAAGGCTATGAACGTCGAATATTGAATATTATCATATTATAAACAGCTTAATTCGCTTTAGCCTCTTTTTTCCTCTCCTGCGCATACCTTTTGCTGACTTTTTTCAGCAGATTTTTAATCTCTTGTCTTCTATGCGGATCTGTCGTCTTTTCTAAAGCCTTTTCAAACTGGATCACCGCATTTTTATTCTCTCTTTTTTTGGTATAATAAATGCCGAGCGTATAATGCGCATCGGCCAGCTTGTGCTGCTTGCCATAGGTATTCCCCAGAAAATAGAACCCCGGCTTATAACCTGGATGTTTTTTGGTAAGCATTCTTAGCGTGGATTCGGCATCTTTAAATCTTCCCAGTTCCATCTGGGACCGTCCAATATAAAAGAGTCCTTCCGGATCGTCCGGAGCAATGCTGACAGCGCTTTCAAGCATAGTGAGTGCTTTTTGATACTGCCCGTCAAGAAAATAGATCCGCCCCAGAGCAACTAAAAATGTCGGGTTAAAAGCCTCTTTTTCCAGTGCTTTTTTAATATATGCCGCCGCATCTTTTCTGTTTCCCATCCTTGCCAGTACCAGTCCGTATCCATAGTTCGCCATGGAATTTTGCGGATTTTTGCTGACCGCATTTTTATATTTCCTTAAGGCAAGTGCTTCATCAGAGTAGAGTGCAACCAGGCGTGTGTTAATTTTTTTAAATTCAGCGGAATCTGTCTTTGAGAACTGTTTTTTTCCGTTTTTTTCCAGCCACGTATCAATATAAGCCAGTCGTTCCTCAGGTGCGGGATGAGTGGTCAGGTAGGGAGGAATTTGTTCTGTCCCAAACCATTGTTTGCTTCGAATTTTAGCTAACATGGTAAGCAAACCATACCCCGAGTAGCCTGCTTTGGTGAGATGATTAAGCCCGATCTGATCTGCCTGCCTCTCGTCTTCACGACTGTATGCCAGTGCCATGGATTGACCGGCGGCCATCGATCCCACTATTACGGCACTGCCGACTTCTCCAGCCCCTTCTGCGCCAAGGAATATTCCTGCAGCAATACCGGCTAAAGTTGCAATGGAAATCTTTTTGGATCTATCTATCTTCTGTGAAATATGACGGCATAAGACATGTGCGATTTCATGACCCAGGATACCTGCAAGTTCCTCTTCGTTTTCCATTGCCGCCATCAGCCCGCTGTATATAAAAATGTGGCCGGCCGGTGTGGCAAAAGCGTTAAATACATCATCCTTAATCACATAAAAACGGTAGGTAAATGGCTGGGGGGAAAGAATCGAGACAATTTTCGCCCCCACCTTATTCACATAATTGACAATAGCAGGATCTTCCACAAGCTCTAAATTCTTTAGAACAACCCTCATGAACTCTCGGGAAAGTTCTTCTTCCTCGGCAGCCGTTATACTTAAAGCCGCTTTTGGCATAAAAAACCCGGTGACAAACAAAAAAAACAGGGAAAGCAATAATAATTTGGTGACAAATTTCATCGGCATATTTCTTGTTACGAAAGGTTTATCCACTGAGATCACACCAAACACAGAAAATATATAGTTTTATTAATTTGTTACCTCTGTGTGCGTTGTGTACCCGGTGACAAATTCGGTTTTTTACCAGTCTTACAATTTTGACGCTTTATCTGTTTACCTTTTTTTTAAATCCTTTTCAAACACCTTTTTTTGTGTTAGAGATTTTTATTATGGCACAAATTTTATGCATAGCCAACCAAAAAGGCGGAGTTGGCAAAACCACCACTGCGGTGAATCTATCAGCGGCTTTAGCCGTTTCAGAAAAAAGAACGCTTCTGGTTGACTGTGATCCACAGGGCAATGCGACGTCTGGAATCGGAATCGATAAAACCAGTATAGACCGCACTTTATACCACGGCATGCTCGGGGAAGCTCCGGTTCAAAGTCTTGTTGTTGACAGCGAAATAGACAGCTTAAAGGTGATACCGTCGAACGTGGAGCTTATCGGCTATGAAATCGAAATGATTTCAAATTCCCAGCGAGAAAATGCGTTAAAAAAGCTTCTTGCCGATCTGGAAAATTCTTATGAATTCATTATTATAGATTGCCCCCCTTCTCTGAGTTTGCTGACAGTGAACGCACTGACAGCGGCTAATTCTTTACTGATCCCCCTGCAGTGTGAATTCTACGCCTTAGAAGGCCTGGGCCAGCTGTTGCAAACGGTAAGACGAATCAAACACAATTTGAATCCCAATCTAAATAT
The nucleotide sequence above comes from Thermodesulfobacteriota bacterium. Encoded proteins:
- the amrA gene encoding AmmeMemoRadiSam system protein A, producing the protein MSKLTDEDRRSLLKLARTTIEAEIDAGSKIVRPEKTSSGLKEKRGCFVTLHKDGILRGCIGTIEPVRSLVFNVEENALNAAFHDPRFPEVEMNELPDIDIEISVLTAPRQVDFKDGDDLKNKLKPKIHGVILSRGWQSATFLPQVWDQLPDREDFLGHLCQKGGMERECWKDRETTVKVYTAEYFSES
- a CDS encoding SurA N-terminal domain-containing protein, coding for MLDLIRKKAGSWMVKAIIFLIAVVFVFWGVNIRDKAKGTIASVNDEPITLDEYNRTYDNLKEQVRRRFGDRLNDEMIASLGLRKQALNQLVEKKLMLMEAKRLNFRVTDEELKAAIRNIDAFQTDGVFDSRRYNRILSSVRLTPETFEVEQKEAMLTEKLRAFITGNVKVSEQEAREYFEYQDASVDIDFVLFATERYKNVRPTDDEIKAYFEKHKETYKTEVRLKAKYLHFNPDSFKPEVKIDNDELLDYYETNQSEFYTPKTVEASHILIKVAKDADAQTVEKAKKRALEIMKMAREGKNFSDLAKKYSEGPTRFKGGSLGAFKKEAMVKPFSDKAFSMKSGEISEPVRTRFGWHIIKVDKINQEFTVSFDKARLKIKEKLLTQKAGNLAYDKADEVYEASDEGDDLKKLADLQNFTLHTTDFFTKKNPVKGVADSAKFTEAAFNMELREISDIQDLTDGFYIIQVIEKIDEKIPPLEDVKQEVKVVLTDKKREEKARADAKQLLAALKAGGGIESLEGESVKSGLKMETTGFFKRNGSIKNIGFENEIAKSAFLLSNKKKFPDDVIKGKKGYYVIRFKNRKKPPVKEFAEKKKSVVERLLQQKKYQTFNAWVTQLEGQSEISIEDGFLD
- a CDS encoding cytoplasmic protein: MFKEFDATELYCPKCKRAVPVRKRLLLVLPEGDKYEYLCAICLEPIGSKIDKKKQEIRLII
- a CDS encoding GerMN domain-containing protein; protein product: MKKKRLIYILVLSILVGSFGSAFFFVISVIASGPDTVTTPEKEKYTQGTIVHLYFANKENSFLMAEKRVLVQSDNPAQRGKLIIESLIKGPKEGLMRTIPLGSTLRTFFVTKDKTAYADFSPIISEKHPGGCKAEIITIYSIVNSLILNVPEIDTVKILIGGREALTLAGHIDLRFPLKADMLLVR
- the fusA gene encoding elongation factor G, translating into MKKAHKIKDIRNIGIIAHIDAGKTTVTERILYYTGRSHKIGEVHDGEAVMDWMPDEQERGITITSAVTTCQWKGNEIHIIDTPGHVDFTIEVERSLRVLDGAIGVFCAVGGVEPQSETVWHQADKYLVPKIAFINKLDRVGADFFGTVEMMVDRLNANPLILQLPVGSEDHFSGIIDLVEMKQIIWDEETLGATYRTESIQPDLLDRANQYREKLIETIAEHNDDIMEDYLAEKPVDAQSLYDAIRKATIDLKLVPILCGSALKNKGIQPLIDSIVRFLPSPIDIPPVKGTDPETGKVRECEAKDTKPLSALIFKVSMIEGRKLSYVRVYSGKMKAGGEVYNPTLKKKEKLSRILEMHANKRERVDSTAAGNIVGVVGLKNSSTGDTLCSIDHPVLLEKIEFYEPVISVAVEPKTHSDQEKLDQVLEKYMVEDPTLRVREDKDTGQTILSGMGELHLEIIISRMLREFNTSVNVGKPQVVYRESIEKEIKACSTFDKEVAGHHHFGEVELKLKPLARGTGNRFLSNITPETIPDAFVPAIEKGVMESFESGALMGYPVVDVEAVLTGGSYRESVGTELAFTVSASMACKEALANGNPYLLDPIMNVEVLVPESYMGDVIGDLNSRNGKIEAITAKMNTQEIKATVPLARMFGYSTALRSATQGRGTFTMMFSHFDRS
- a CDS encoding M48 family metalloprotease produces the protein MKFVTKLLLLSLFFLFVTGFFMPKAALSITAAEEEELSREFMRVVLKNLELVEDPAIVNYVNKVGAKIVSILSPQPFTYRFYVIKDDVFNAFATPAGHIFIYSGLMAAMENEEELAGILGHEIAHVLCRHISQKIDRSKKISIATLAGIAAGIFLGAEGAGEVGSAVIVGSMAAGQSMALAYSREDERQADQIGLNHLTKAGYSGYGLLTMLAKIRSKQWFGTEQIPPYLTTHPAPEERLAYIDTWLEKNGKKQFSKTDSAEFKKINTRLVALYSDEALALRKYKNAVSKNPQNSMANYGYGLVLARMGNRKDAAAYIKKALEKEAFNPTFLVALGRIYFLDGQYQKALTMLESAVSIAPDDPEGLFYIGRSQMELGRFKDAESTLRMLTKKHPGYKPGFYFLGNTYGKQHKLADAHYTLGIYYTKKRENKNAVIQFEKALEKTTDPHRRQEIKNLLKKVSKRYAQERKKEAKAN
- a CDS encoding AAA family ATPase, giving the protein MAQILCIANQKGGVGKTTTAVNLSAALAVSEKRTLLVDCDPQGNATSGIGIDKTSIDRTLYHGMLGEAPVQSLVVDSEIDSLKVIPSNVELIGYEIEMISNSQRENALKKLLADLENSYEFIIIDCPPSLSLLTVNALTAANSLLIPLQCEFYALEGLGQLLQTVRRIKHNLNPNLNIAGILLTMFDKRTNLSYQVAEDAKKHFNDKVFKSVIPRNIRLSEAPSFGKPILMYDATSTGAQSYFDLAKEIINFYKEKT